The proteins below are encoded in one region of Sphingobacterium sp. R2:
- a CDS encoding DUF5703 domain-containing protein gives MMIEKRIIGIIFLVATFLNPAWAQEFNWKDYNVTWSRQSKNSSESMPVGGGDIGLNVWVEHGELLLYLGKTGAFDENNTLLKLGRIRLHLYPNPFAEGKFQQELQLDKGHIVLKGESRGVKAEVLVWVDVFNPNVHLEVSANQKIKVEAAYESWRFQDLFPKKKENNANSWKWAPPKPVVTHKDQICVEANKIVFYHQNQDSTAFDIVVDQQGLSTIKDSLYNPLKSRISGGLLKGENFEYVGQRAGTYMNTPYQSWILKSKAAKTNHALQVTLHVGQHADLQHWKAVLEDLATPKPTFVSLKRATESWWKAFWGRSHIIIHPGSKDLNNEAWQAGRNYQLFRFMLACNAYGDYPTKFNGGLFTYDPVTIDSTFTFTPDFRNWGGGTHTAQNQRLVYWPLLKSGDFDLMPAQFKFYQRLLSNAEWRSKFYWGHSGASFTEQIENFGLPNPAEYNWKRPKDFDKGLEYNAWLEYEWDTVLEFCMMMLETERYNKSDIRAYIPLIESCLRFFDEHYQYRARQRGSKVLDDAGHLVLYPGSSAETYKMAYNSASTIAALQQVTKGLLALPKGYIHADSRAYFQGFLTRIPPLPQRELGGKKMLAPAQLWARINNTESPQLYPVYPWGIYGIGKADIDIALNTYTYDPDVLKFKSHVGWKQHNIFAARLGLTDEAKQLTLSKLKNAERRFPTFWGPGFDWVPDHNWGGSGMIGLQEMLLQVTDDKIYLFPAWPKDWNVDFKLHAPGQTTVEGRLKDGKLLELKVFPKEREAAIVNLLQ, from the coding sequence ATGATGATTGAAAAACGTATTATAGGCATTATATTCCTAGTAGCAACCTTCTTAAATCCAGCCTGGGCGCAAGAGTTCAACTGGAAGGACTACAATGTAACTTGGTCCAGGCAAAGCAAGAATTCATCTGAATCCATGCCTGTAGGTGGTGGAGATATTGGATTGAACGTTTGGGTGGAGCATGGCGAATTACTTTTGTACTTGGGGAAAACAGGTGCATTTGACGAGAATAATACTTTGTTGAAGCTCGGTCGCATCCGCCTCCATCTATATCCCAACCCCTTTGCAGAAGGAAAATTCCAGCAGGAATTGCAGTTGGATAAAGGTCATATTGTCTTGAAGGGCGAAAGCAGAGGCGTCAAGGCCGAAGTACTGGTTTGGGTAGATGTGTTTAATCCCAATGTACATCTCGAAGTAAGTGCCAATCAGAAGATCAAGGTGGAAGCAGCTTACGAGAGCTGGCGTTTTCAGGATCTGTTTCCTAAGAAGAAGGAAAATAATGCGAATTCTTGGAAGTGGGCACCGCCAAAGCCCGTTGTCACACATAAAGACCAAATTTGCGTTGAGGCTAATAAAATTGTTTTTTATCATCAAAATCAAGATAGTACAGCATTCGATATCGTCGTGGACCAGCAAGGTCTGTCGACTATTAAAGATTCGTTATACAATCCATTAAAAAGCCGGATTTCAGGAGGTCTTTTAAAAGGTGAGAATTTTGAATACGTTGGCCAGCGTGCAGGGACCTATATGAATACACCCTACCAATCCTGGATACTTAAAAGTAAAGCGGCAAAGACCAATCATGCGCTTCAAGTGACCTTGCATGTAGGGCAACACGCAGACCTGCAACATTGGAAAGCAGTACTGGAGGATCTGGCTACGCCCAAACCTACCTTTGTATCCCTCAAACGAGCGACGGAATCCTGGTGGAAAGCCTTTTGGGGTAGAAGTCATATTATTATTCATCCCGGTTCAAAAGATCTCAATAATGAAGCGTGGCAAGCTGGCCGAAACTATCAGTTGTTTCGGTTTATGTTAGCTTGTAATGCCTATGGGGATTATCCGACAAAATTTAACGGGGGTTTATTCACCTATGATCCTGTCACAATTGATAGTACGTTTACGTTCACACCAGATTTCCGCAACTGGGGAGGCGGTACCCATACCGCACAGAATCAGCGCTTGGTCTACTGGCCATTATTGAAGAGCGGTGATTTTGATTTAATGCCGGCACAATTTAAGTTTTACCAACGTCTTTTGAGTAACGCCGAATGGCGATCCAAATTTTATTGGGGACATTCTGGTGCAAGCTTTACGGAGCAGATTGAAAATTTTGGTTTACCCAATCCAGCAGAATACAATTGGAAACGGCCAAAAGATTTCGATAAGGGCCTAGAATATAATGCTTGGTTGGAATATGAGTGGGATACCGTACTGGAGTTCTGCATGATGATGCTGGAAACCGAACGTTACAATAAATCCGATATTCGGGCTTATATACCACTAATCGAGAGCTGCCTACGCTTTTTTGACGAACATTATCAATACCGGGCTCGGCAAAGGGGTAGCAAGGTATTGGACGATGCAGGTCATCTTGTCTTGTATCCGGGTTCTTCTGCGGAAACCTATAAAATGGCCTATAATTCGGCAAGTACAATTGCTGCTTTACAGCAGGTAACCAAAGGATTGCTGGCATTGCCCAAGGGGTATATTCATGCTGATTCACGAGCTTATTTTCAGGGGTTTTTGACTAGAATCCCCCCTTTGCCACAGCGTGAACTCGGGGGCAAAAAAATGCTGGCTCCAGCGCAGCTATGGGCCCGGATCAACAATACCGAATCCCCGCAGCTATATCCTGTATATCCTTGGGGAATTTATGGTATCGGTAAAGCAGATATCGATATTGCCCTCAATACGTACACCTATGATCCCGATGTGCTTAAATTCAAAAGCCATGTTGGCTGGAAGCAGCATAATATCTTTGCTGCACGCCTTGGGTTGACCGACGAAGCGAAGCAACTGACCCTCTCGAAACTAAAAAATGCCGAACGGCGATTCCCCACCTTTTGGGGGCCAGGGTTTGATTGGGTTCCGGATCATAACTGGGGTGGTTCGGGCATGATCGGCTTGCAGGAAATGCTTTTGCAGGTAACAGATGATAAAATTTATCTTTTTCCAGCTTGGCCCAAAGATTGGAATGTGGATTTTAAACTACATGCGCCGGGGCAGACTACCGTTGAAGGAAGATTAAAGGACGGTAAATTATTGGAGCTAAAAGTTTTTCCAAAAGAAAGAGAAGCGGCAATTGTCAACCTATTGCAATAG
- a CDS encoding sialate O-acetylesterase, with the protein MTMKTCFFAIALLLAQLSSQAKVRLSALFTDGMVLQQQSKVPVWGWADPQTTVTLQTSWNGQKYHAKVDKLGQWKIVVHTPAAGGTYQIKVSEKNVIELHDILIGEVWLCSGQSNMEMPLKGYPGQPILGSTEAMMNSRDDQLRIYTVPRNPLLQPASDSKPSVWKKVEPQSVVGFSATAYYFGRQLRKTLGVPVGLIHSSYGGSNIEAWMEASWLADQKDIKIPKQEEGLKDKNRVPTMLYNGMIHPIAGYGIRGIIWYQGESNYERPDQYEVLFPRMVEKFRSLWGNHELPFYFTQIAPFDYASLPPYHLGGKYNSAYLRDAQRKSLDKIPYSAMAVTLDLGEQNCIHPSHKQQSGERLAYLALHDSYGFETLNLKSPLYETLEIKGSTAILSFKDAPLGLTAYGKEIKTFEIAGKDQVFYPAEAVLKGKTIIVASLKVEEPVAVRYAFKDFVVGEVFGANGLPLSSFRTDDW; encoded by the coding sequence ATGACAATGAAAACTTGTTTTTTTGCGATCGCGTTACTGTTGGCCCAATTGAGTAGCCAGGCGAAAGTACGTTTATCGGCTCTCTTTACCGATGGGATGGTGCTGCAGCAACAAAGTAAAGTCCCAGTATGGGGCTGGGCGGACCCCCAGACAACAGTAACCTTACAGACCTCCTGGAATGGGCAAAAATATCATGCGAAGGTGGACAAGCTTGGCCAATGGAAAATTGTAGTGCATACACCAGCAGCAGGTGGAACTTATCAGATCAAGGTCTCAGAAAAAAATGTGATTGAACTGCACGATATTTTAATCGGTGAAGTTTGGCTGTGTTCGGGCCAGTCGAATATGGAAATGCCTTTGAAAGGCTATCCTGGGCAACCCATCCTCGGCAGTACAGAAGCGATGATGAATTCAAGGGACGATCAATTGCGTATCTATACCGTACCCCGCAATCCCTTGTTACAGCCTGCATCCGATAGCAAGCCAAGTGTTTGGAAAAAAGTCGAACCGCAGTCTGTGGTCGGTTTTAGTGCAACGGCCTACTATTTCGGCCGACAACTGCGCAAAACTTTAGGGGTGCCTGTCGGTTTGATTCATAGCAGCTATGGCGGTTCAAATATCGAAGCCTGGATGGAGGCATCTTGGCTGGCGGATCAGAAAGATATAAAAATCCCAAAACAAGAGGAAGGCTTGAAAGATAAAAATCGCGTACCGACCATGTTATACAATGGTATGATTCATCCCATTGCCGGTTATGGCATTCGAGGTATCATTTGGTACCAAGGTGAGTCCAACTACGAACGCCCGGATCAGTATGAGGTCCTCTTTCCGAGAATGGTCGAAAAATTCCGGTCCTTGTGGGGAAATCATGAACTTCCTTTTTATTTTACACAAATTGCACCATTTGATTACGCTTCACTACCGCCTTATCATTTGGGAGGTAAATATAATTCGGCTTATCTGCGTGATGCACAGCGTAAATCGCTGGATAAAATTCCGTATTCTGCAATGGCCGTCACCTTGGATTTGGGCGAACAGAATTGCATCCACCCATCACATAAACAGCAAAGTGGCGAACGATTGGCCTACCTAGCACTGCACGATAGCTATGGTTTTGAGACGTTAAATCTCAAAAGCCCCCTATATGAAACGTTGGAAATTAAAGGCAGTACAGCGATACTTTCTTTTAAGGATGCACCATTGGGGCTAACAGCATATGGTAAAGAAATAAAGACTTTTGAAATTGCGGGTAAAGATCAGGTTTTTTATCCTGCAGAGGCTGTTTTGAAAGGAAAGACCATTATTGTCGCGTCGCTCAAAGTTGAGGAGCCGGTGGCTGTTCGTTATGCATTTAAAGATTTCGTCGTCGGAGAGGTGTTTGGAGCCAATGGCTTGCCCTTAAGCTCTTTCCGTACAGATGATTGGTAA